From the genome of Oncorhynchus masou masou isolate Uvic2021 chromosome 15, UVic_Omas_1.1, whole genome shotgun sequence:
acatatgtcTCGGCCACCACAAGCAGACTTAATTAAAAATGCGTAAAGGAAAATTGTTTAAAAGTGTGTTTGTAAAATGTGAGgcaatatattatatatttacaCCTACGCCTGTTTACACCCACCCTTTGCAAAATATACCACTTTGGTTAGTCTGCTGATATCAACCTTTTGTGTTGCGATGGTACATCATTTGCACTTCCCATTGTCTAGACTCGAATATTTGACAGCACATGTCGATATCACCTTGAACTGTTGTGTGGCGCTAGAATGCACAAAATAACATTGGTGATTAATAGGCAAGCAACATGTCAATCCATTTTTGACCTCATCCAAGCCCCACCCATTCACTCGGCAGCCTTTATAAACTAGCTGTCATCAGTTCTTGTCCTTACTGATTGTTTCCCTGCCTTGAACGGTTGTCTCCTGGGTCTTCTGTCAGTCTCTTCATCTCAACTTTAAAGGTATGCTACTTGAATGGTGGCGCCACAACTCCCTTAATTTTGCATTAAATCACAGCGTTGTGTTTTACGCGTCTTATCGTTGTCGAGCTATTCCTTTTAAGCTTTTAGGAATTTGGTGGCTCAGTCTCGCCTGTGTTTTGCCTTTCACATTGATTAACGCTAGCCAACTGTTAGCTAGGATGCCAAGTAACGGCTTGGTTCTTCGCCCGTTTCGACCTAACTCGCTAGCTAATTGACATGCATTGTGTGACGCTTTAAAGTTAAGTCCCATCCTAATAGTAAACCAATGACTTGGATCAGTCATATATTAACTATCGATAACATGCTATCTCGTAAACACCGGGGATGTGCATTTCAGTTTCACCGGACGTGATTGGCTTGCGTGGTGTTATCAGTTCATTTACAAAGCAAACTAGTTAAGCCTTGCGGTTTACCTTAAGCCAATTTATTTGTCGCTTTCGTGTTACAATAAGCTCAGTTGTAGGTGGCAAGTACTTGACAATTCGACTTTAATCTACTTGGACTTTATTTCGATTAACGGCAGTGGCAAACCGGGCCATGTGGCATTTTACTAAATATGCCTGCTTTCAACAATGGGATGTGCTCAAGTTAATGTCTTTAACGTCCTCCGTAGCTCGCTTAGAAAGTTAATGTCAGTGTAACTCGGATTTGCGTTAAATCTGGACTTGGCCAGTTAACGTGAACTGCTTTTCGTTGGCCCTTCAAGCAATTTAACAATCTCGATGTAAGAATGTTAACTTCTGTCAAATTCGCTTATCTGTGCGCAGTTCGTGTGGTTGTGATTTGATTAGATGACTGTCATTTTAATGTACTTAAGTCGGTAGGTTATTGAATTTCTATTTTAAAAAGCTCAGAAGTGATGCTTGCGCTAGAGTTCAACACTGCATTGTCACACTGCTGCAGCATCTGGTTGCAGTCGAATATAGTGAACCGTACTTTTCATAGATCTAAACATAAAACAGCTCAAGCCTGAGCTCACTTCGCACTACCATTAACtaaaatacagtaccagtaaaacaaACCCCTCGTTTGCCCATGTATGTAACATGAGTTGCGCATTGGCAATGAAACAAATTCATACTAAATACCCCATAGGAATGGGCATGTGGGAATACTTTCCGCAGGATGGTGATAAGAATAGATTTGTACTGGCCTTGGCCACTATCCCACTAGGTACAGTACATCTGTTCACTCCATAGCAGTCGAGGTGACATTGAAGAGCTGTCAACTGGCGGTACATTGATAGAAGGTTGAGTTGATGTATTGTGCAGAGTGGCCTGGCTTACTCCATCCAATTCAGGGGCCATTTGTATATCCACAACCACAAATTAGGCAGTTTATTCATTGTTAAAGTGCATTTCTCTGATAGCCCACTAACATCTCTATCCTCCTGTTGCAGCACCATGGCAAACACCGAACGTACCTTCATTGCCATCAAGCCCGATGGTGTCCAGAGGGGGCTTGTGGGGGAGATCATTAAGCGCTTTGAGCAGAGGGGCTTCAGACTTGTGGCCATGAAGATGATCCAGGTATGTGAGTAACTGCATCTTTTCAGAGGTGTGTCTTGTATGGTTCAACGGCATTGAACTGAGTCTTTGTGATTGCAGGCATCTGAGGACCTTGTCAAGCAGCACTACATTGACCTGAAGGACATGCCCTTCTATGGTGGCCTTTGCGCCTTCATGCACTCTGGTCCAGTTGTTGCCATGGTAACTATCCCCCAGACACTACTCGCAGGCCTCTTCAAAATGCTCGCTCACTGCTAATGCCACCCTGAACACAATACTTCAGGTTCTCTTGAGCAGTGATTGTGATAGAATGTATTGTTCCACTCAAGCCTCAATTTTACCCTCCCCCTGCGTTCAGATCTGGGAAGGCCTGAACGTTGTGAAGAACGGCAGACTGATGCTGGGCGAGACCAACCCTGCAGACTCCCAGCCCGGCAGCATCCGCGGTGACCTCTGTATCACGCTTGGCAGGTAAGTGTCCACTGATGCCTGTCCATACAGAATCTCATATGGGAAGATACAAACCAATTTGAGTAGTGGGTGCAGCATAAAAATGTGTAGACCATCGTTGGCCAGGAATCTGATTAAAATATTCATGCTGTAATGGATTTTCTGTGTAGAGATGTCTTCCGCAGTGGCTCTAGTTCCAATAAACTTAAAGCCTGTTATCCACATGATGCTGATATGCCTTCTGCCATTACAGGAACATCATCCACGGCAGTGACTCCCTTGATAGTGCCAAAAAGGAGATTGGCCTGTGGTTCAAGCCAGAGGAGGTGGTTGAGTACAAGAGCTGCCAACATGGATTCCTGTATGAGTAAATAAAATGGACTTGGAACTGGAACCGTCTTATCGCAAACCATTCTGAATGCTGTAGATCTGGAATTGTTCATGTACCTTGTGACTTGAAGGCACTTAAAAatgtcaataaaaaaaacaatcatgaagtggaacatgCAAGGCTCGCCTAGTTTGTGATTAAAGCGTTGATTTCATGAATTGGTATTATCCTCTGGCTTCTGTTCAGTTGGTGTGGGCCTCTATTGAAGAGGCTTcaacattcataaatggcaaggCATGCTGTTGGCTATCCTTCACAATTTGCAAGATGTTTACATGTCATTTGTCTAAGGTGTTACTGTTCAGGGTGCCCTCTAGTATAGCTGATAATGCTCTGCTGTGAGGGGGGGCTCTAACTGTGGGTTGACTACCTAATTGGGTCAGCTTAATTCTACAACCGTGATAGTTCTGATACCTGTTTTCCATTGGGCAAGCCTGACAGGTTTTGGTAGACGTTAACTGTTTGGTCAACATTACAGCATCTTATTGTGCAGAAAATATTTGCAATGTGATGGTTAGGTATTGTAGACTACACCCTTCTGGGTGTTTGACTTGCCAAAGTGGGATGTTAACCTATATGCCTGCTATATTGGTTCCCTGTTGAATTGGCTCAACTTGGTAACATTAACGATAGCAGGGGTATTCAACGCTTACCCTGTGAGGTCTGGCACCTGCTGGTTCTGTTCTACctgaattgcacccacctggtgtcccaggtctaaaacTGATTTTTGTGGGGGGGAGCAGTTTTTTTTAACTTCCCCAGTGTCCAATAAGCTGGCGGCTGAATGTTAGTCCAGTATGAAGCAAGTTGGCATTGGCTCAACTTTAGCTCAATGATGACCTCCATACCAGGCTGTATCAGGAAGGCCATAATTGtcactccagccaccctagtcatactgttctctctgctacatggtaagtggtaccggagtgtcTAGTCTAGGTCCTCATTGCCATAACCCTGAAGTATTCCGTTAATGGTGTAGTTAAAACAATGGACGCTGGCATTTTTATGCAGTGTAGAAAGTAAATTTAATTTACAATACTTTTTCCACAAACATGCTGCAAAATTCAAACATGTTAAATCAAAGTAAACATCTAAACATTTCTTTACTTTTGTATTTGATATACTGTAGCTTAGTAAACTTCATGTCCACAACACATTTACCATGGAAACCAAGGAACAAAAACATACTTGGATGAGGAAAAAATAATTTCTCACAAGTGCCATGCAAAGAATGTTTTGGCAGTTAATACAAATCTTTCATAGTTGTATCCAAAATACAAGAGAACTGAATTTCTCCATGGCCACAGTTTATGAAAATCCTTTAATTCTTAAAAGGTTATGaatatcaaatatatatatatatagcaccaTAAAGACAATGAAGGGGTTTCACAATAGAAACAAGCACACAGACCCATGTTAGTGCAAAGACCAACAGTTACACATAAACCAAGATCAACTAGTTAAGCACAAGAGGACATGTTCACACTGCTGCATGCACATATTTTGGTTAACACACCCTCAAAGTCTTTTCTTATATTGATTATAATATTGATGAAATAATGCATTTGAACGTCATGATCAGAATAGTGTAGCCCTATATTTTGTGCGTTTCTTTTCTTCATTCAAATACCATTAATTCTCGTGTTTAACATTTGTGTTACAAGGACGATGGAGACAAGGTTTGTCACCTCAAAACAGTCATACCATATATTAACAATGTAATGTATATTTCCACCATTCAGTCTTTGATGCACAGTCTAAAGTTTGAGTGAAAGTACAGCTCAAAGCTTAGGATCTCACTGCATTAGGAGAGTACTGTGATAAGACGTTATTGCTTGACAGTGACCTTAGGCAATCTTTGGCATCACCATGGTCACCTGAGCTGGTTTACACCAGCCAATGCGTAAAATGTACATTTTCATTGAGACTAATACTTGTTTGAGTTTCACTCAGGGCCAGACATTGAAAcaaacagtaacaacagtaagacAAATCGACAAAGCTAACATTTAACTGaacttttggagaaaaaaaaatagtTCAAGAAACACCTACACATGATCAAACAGTGACAGACAGTTAAATCCTACCTCTAGAGACAAAATATATGACAAATCCACTTGAAATGGGACCT
Proteins encoded in this window:
- the LOC135555786 gene encoding nucleoside diphosphate kinase A-like, with protein sequence MANTERTFIAIKPDGVQRGLVGEIIKRFEQRGFRLVAMKMIQASEDLVKQHYIDLKDMPFYGGLCAFMHSGPVVAMIWEGLNVVKNGRLMLGETNPADSQPGSIRGDLCITLGRNIIHGSDSLDSAKKEIGLWFKPEEVVEYKSCQHGFLYE